In the Blautia coccoides genome, ATCTTGTTAGAAAATGCTCCTCTTTTTTTCTCCATGTTTCTCTCCCTTTTTTCGATGCGTTTCGCATCTTTGTTGTATGTGAAACATTATGCCATTTTTTCAGACAAAAGACAAGAATTTTCTTAATAAAAATAAAAACAAAATGAAATTTAGCTCTTGACGCATGGAAACACCTGTGTTAGACTTATCTAGTCTGAAGAAAAAGAAAGCAGAGTATCCACTCTCACCTTAGCACAATTGCGTGACTATGGTTAATACGGTAATAAACGAAGCGCCTTCAGCGTTTTCTTTATGCGGATATGTGTGGATAGTCGATTGTCGTCTATCCATTTTTTTCTTGTTTCTTTCAGGATGTTTTATGAGGTGGAAGGCCGGAGGGCCGGCCAGGAACAGAGTGTTTTATCAATATTATGGAGGTGCACTACAATTAGCGATTTAATGATCAATGAACAAATCAGAGACAAAGAGATACGTCTGATCGGCGCAAACGGAGAACAGCTGGGAATCATGTCAGCCAGAGATGCGCAGAAGCAGGCAATGGAAGCAGGGCTGGACCTTGTGAAGATTGCTCCGACTGCAAAGCCGCCTGTTTGCAAAATTATCGATTATGGTAAGTACAGGTACGAATTAGCGCAGAAAGAAAAGGAAGCTAAGAGGAAACAGAAAACCATAGAGATTAAGGAAGTGCGTTTGTCCCCTAATATTGAGGAAAACGACCTGAACACCAAGGTCAATAATGCCAGAAAATTTTTATCCAAGGGAAATAAAGTCAAAGTGACATTACGTTTCCGCGGAAGAGAGATGGCACATATGTATAAGAGTAAACACATCCTTGATGAGTTTGCAGAGTCTGTAGCTGATATCGCGGTGATTGAAAAAGCACCGAAGGTAGAAGGCAGGACAATGACCATGTATTTGACAGAAAAACGCTAAAAGCGTTCACGAAAAGAGTCTAAGGAGGAATACAAACATGCCAAAAATGAAAACAACGAAAGCAGCTGCTAA is a window encoding:
- the infC gene encoding translation initiation factor IF-3, with amino-acid sequence MINEQIRDKEIRLIGANGEQLGIMSARDAQKQAMEAGLDLVKIAPTAKPPVCKIIDYGKYRYELAQKEKEAKRKQKTIEIKEVRLSPNIEENDLNTKVNNARKFLSKGNKVKVTLRFRGREMAHMYKSKHILDEFAESVADIAVIEKAPKVEGRTMTMYLTEKR